The Subtercola sp. PAMC28395 genome segment GTACGGCTGGGAGATCAACAAGGGCAACATCGCGAAGATCTGGCGCGGTGGGTGCATCATCCGTGCGCAGTTCCTCAACAGGATCGTCGAGGCGTACGACAAGAACCCCGGGCTGAAGACGCTTCTCGCCGACCCGTACTTCGCCTCTGCTGTGGCGAACGGCGAAGCGGCCTGGCGCCGGATCGTCTCGACGGCGGCCCTCTCGGGCATCCCCGTTCCCGGGTTCTCGTCGGCACTCAGCTACTACGACTCGCTCGCCTCGAAGCGCCTGCCGGCGTCTCTCGTGCAGGCCCAGCGCGACTTCTTCGGAGCGCACACCTATAAGCGCGTCGACATGCCGGGCACGTTCCACACGCTCTGGTCGGGCGACCGCACGGAGATCGAGTCTGAGGGCAGCTCGCACTAGCCGTCTTCGCCATCCCCCACAAGGGCCCGCCTTCGACATCGACGGAGACGGGCCCTTTTTGGAGATGGCCGGGACGTGGAGCTGCCGCACCCCGTGCCAACACTCCGCCGCGCGCATGCACGCAGGCGAAATCGTTATTCGCCGGACTTCGATGTCCCATTCTCGCGGCGCATAATGTGATGATGACGAGCGAAACCACAGAACCAGCTGAACCAGATGCTCAAGAACCCGTAGTCATCGTCACGGGCACCTCGACCGGTATCGGGCTGGCAACAGCCGTTTCCGCAGCGGTGGCGGGCTGGCGGGTGATTGCGACTGTTCGCCGCCCGGGCAGCGAACAAGAACTTCTCGCGGCAGCCGGCATCGCAGGTGTCGAGCTCGACGTACGGCTGCTCGATGTGACGGATGCCCGGGCGAGCGCCGCGCTCGTCGCCGACGTCGTCTCGGTCTACGGCCGGCTCGACGCCGTAGTGAACAATGCCGGAGCGGGCCACGTGGGCACCCTGGAGACCGATACCCTCGAGGCGATCCGCGAGGTGATGGAGGTGAACTACTTCGGCGTGGTGAACGTGTCGAAGCCGTCGATGGAGCCTCTGCGGGCGTCGCGCGGCATCCTCATCACCGTCACGAGTGTCGGAGGAATCGTCGGTCAACCGTTCAATGAGAGCTACTGTGCTGCGAAGTTCGCCGTCGAAGGCCTGATGGAGAGCCTGCACCCCGTTGCGGCGGCCGTCGGGGTGAGGGTGGTCGTGGTCGAACCGGGAGCCGTGGCCACCAGCTTCGTGGCGAGCGTGCGCGCGACCAGCGACGCGGATTCGCTGGCCGGAGCGGTGTACTCCGAGGCGTTCGACCACTACATCGAGCGCACTGGGACGAGCTTCGCGAACGCGCAGCAGCCGCAGGGTGTCGCCGACGTGATCGTGAGTGCGATGACGGCCGACGCCGTGCCGTTCCGGTTGCAGTCGTCAGACGGAGCGACGGCCTTCGTCGGCGCGAAGCTCCGCGACCTCGACGGCAGCGTGGTGACCGGGCTCACCTCGACGTGGGTCGCCCCGTGAGTGGCACGTGGGCAGCGTGTGGGCAGCGTGTGAGTGACGTGAGACGACAGAGGCGCGGATGACCGACTACTACGACGAACCCGAACTCGCCGGGTACGAGCCGCACGAGAGGCCACTGCGGAGTGCGCGCAAGGTGCAGCTCATGCGGGCTGCCGTGATCGTGGGGATCGTCGCGCTGGTTCTGCCGGGCATCCTGACCACCTACAGCCTCGCGAAGGCGACAGCCGAAGCCGCGTGTGCGGCGAGCGTCGCGTACCTCTCGCCGAGCGCGCGCGGGTCGAAGGCGAAGTTCGAACTGTTCGGCCCTGGCGGCATCGGCTGGCAGTGCTACACCGTCGGCGCATACGGCGGCGATAAGAAGCCCGTCGCGCCGCTCGGGTTGATACCGTCGTTCCCGTCGCAGACCGTGCCAAGCGTCAGCAGCTGATAGTCAGCGACCGACACAGTGCGACCGAGAGTCAGAGGCCCAGGCGGCTCTTGACCTCTATGAGCGAAGGATTGGTCGCGCTGGAGCCGTCGGGAAACAGCACCGTCGGAACCGTCTGGTTGCCGCCGTTCAACGCTTCGACCAGGGCCGCAGTGCCCTCGACCTCTTCGATGTTGATCTCGGTGTAGGCGATGCCGTCTTTGGTGAGCTGCGTCTTCAACCGGTTGCAGTAGCCGCACCACGACGTCGAGAACATGGTGATCGTGTCTGCAGCGGGGAGAAAGTCGGTGGTAGCGGTCATGCTGGGGTCAACCTTCGAACGGGAGCGAATATTTCCTTCGGGGGTTTCTGCGCAGAATCACGCGTCGCCGTCGAACATCGAGGTCACAGAGCCGTCGTCGAAAACCTCGTGGATGGCGCGGGCCAGCAGCGGGGCGATGGGCAGCACCGTGAGCGTCGGGAACCGCTTCTCCTCGGCGATCGGCAGGGTGTCGGTGACGACGACTGCATCGATGAAGTCGGACTGCAGGATCTGTGACGCAGGGTCGGAGAAGACGGCGTGCGTCGCAGCGACGATGACACCTTTCGCACCGGCGTCTTTGAGCGCTTCCGACGCGGCAACGATTGTTCGGCCCGTGTCGATGAGGTCGTCGACGAGTAGGCACCATCGGCCGCTCACGTCGCCCACGATCT includes the following:
- a CDS encoding SDR family NAD(P)-dependent oxidoreductase; amino-acid sequence: MTSETTEPAEPDAQEPVVIVTGTSTGIGLATAVSAAVAGWRVIATVRRPGSEQELLAAAGIAGVELDVRLLDVTDARASAALVADVVSVYGRLDAVVNNAGAGHVGTLETDTLEAIREVMEVNYFGVVNVSKPSMEPLRASRGILITVTSVGGIVGQPFNESYCAAKFAVEGLMESLHPVAAAVGVRVVVVEPGAVATSFVASVRATSDADSLAGAVYSEAFDHYIERTGTSFANAQQPQGVADVIVSAMTADAVPFRLQSSDGATAFVGAKLRDLDGSVVTGLTSTWVAP
- a CDS encoding mycoredoxin, translating into MTATTDFLPAADTITMFSTSWCGYCNRLKTQLTKDGIAYTEINIEEVEGTAALVEALNGGNQTVPTVLFPDGSSATNPSLIEVKSRLGL